A portion of the Gemmatimonas sp. genome contains these proteins:
- the rpoN gene encoding RNA polymerase factor sigma-54, producing MKTGLQQNAGLRQELKVNPRLYQAMDLLYMPLLDLQQHLKQELLTNPFLELVEPDEEDDEAPDADEPATEAQDLTEPEATAEPEPEKTGDDDVDWEAVLLDGFETGGQREEHEQREWYEPVTVDTRDLADHLTEQLSLLELTPRQAILAEEFVGNINDDGWLACPLEEIQRGVNEWLLKEAEERDIDGEVPVFTDTEMLRMLQIIQDLDPAGVGARDLRECLLLQLRAAGRRDALAYRLVEESFEELIAHRWSELSKRFGISAQDVQGAADEIAKLDPKPGLRFSAGNDNYIIPDLVVEKIDGHYHIFLNDGNLPRLKLSRTYQEIARDKKRFDTESKDFIASKLNSANWMIQAIEQRRQTMLKVMHYIVDRQRDFFERGVQALKPLTLREVAEAVGMHESTVSRVTNEKFVQTPRGVLPLKFFFSSGLATADGDDVSARGIKDQIEKLVGGEDPKNPLTDQAIVEILQQTGVQIARRTVAKYRDQLGVLPARMRKRV from the coding sequence ATGAAAACGGGACTGCAACAGAACGCCGGACTCCGGCAGGAACTCAAGGTCAATCCACGCCTCTACCAGGCGATGGATCTGCTGTACATGCCGCTGCTCGATCTGCAGCAGCACCTCAAGCAGGAGTTGCTGACGAACCCCTTCCTCGAGCTCGTTGAGCCCGATGAGGAAGACGATGAGGCGCCCGACGCCGACGAACCGGCCACCGAAGCGCAGGATCTCACCGAACCGGAAGCGACGGCCGAACCGGAACCGGAAAAGACCGGTGACGACGATGTCGACTGGGAAGCGGTGCTGCTCGACGGGTTCGAGACCGGGGGGCAGCGCGAAGAGCACGAGCAGCGCGAATGGTACGAGCCGGTCACGGTCGACACGCGCGACCTGGCCGATCACCTCACGGAGCAACTGTCGCTGCTGGAACTCACGCCGCGGCAGGCGATTCTGGCCGAGGAGTTTGTCGGAAACATCAACGACGATGGGTGGCTGGCGTGTCCGCTGGAGGAAATCCAGCGCGGCGTCAACGAATGGCTGCTGAAGGAAGCCGAGGAGCGCGATATCGACGGCGAGGTGCCGGTCTTCACCGACACCGAAATGCTGCGGATGCTACAGATCATCCAGGATCTCGATCCCGCGGGAGTTGGCGCCCGCGACCTGCGTGAGTGTCTGCTGCTGCAACTGCGCGCCGCCGGCAGGCGGGATGCGCTCGCCTACCGCCTGGTCGAGGAGTCGTTCGAGGAGCTCATCGCGCACCGGTGGAGCGAACTGTCAAAGCGATTCGGCATCAGCGCGCAGGATGTGCAGGGGGCCGCTGATGAAATCGCCAAGCTGGACCCCAAGCCGGGGCTTCGGTTCAGTGCCGGTAACGACAACTACATCATTCCCGATCTGGTGGTCGAGAAGATCGATGGGCATTACCACATCTTCCTGAACGACGGCAACCTGCCGCGGCTCAAGCTGTCGCGTACGTACCAGGAGATCGCGCGCGACAAGAAGCGGTTCGATACCGAGAGCAAGGACTTCATTGCCAGCAAGCTGAATTCGGCGAACTGGATGATTCAGGCCATCGAGCAGCGCCGCCAGACGATGCTCAAGGTCATGCACTACATCGTCGACCGGCAGCGGGACTTCTTCGAGCGTGGCGTGCAGGCGCTCAAGCCGCTCACCCTGCGCGAGGTGGCCGAGGCCGTGGGCATGCACGAGTCGACGGTCAGCCGGGTGACCAACGAGAAGTTCGTGCAGACCCCTCGTGGGGTGCTCCCGCTGAAGTTCTTCTTCTCGTCCGGGTTGGCGACGGCCGACGGCGACGACGTCTCGGCGCGCGGGATCAAGGACCAGATCGAGAAACTGGTGGGTGGGGAGGATCCCAAGAATCCCCTGACCGACCAGGCGATCGTGGAAATCCTGCAGCAGACCGGGGTGCAGATTGCGCGACGCACGGTGGCCAAGTACCGTGACCAGCTGGGCGTGCTCCCCGCGCGCATGCGCAAGCGCGTCTAG
- the lptB gene encoding LPS export ABC transporter ATP-binding protein, producing the protein MLSADGLVKVYRGRRVVNDVSVRVSQGEIVGLLGPNGAGKTTTFYMLVGLIAPQTGAIRLDGTDITRMPMYERARQGIGYLSQEPSIFRKLTVEQNILAILETLDLSAGERKDRLEMLLDELSIKHLRNSRAFQLSGGERRRLEITRALVTQPKFMMLDEPFAGVDPIAVHDIQQIVAGLRHRGIGVLISDHNVEQTLDIVDRAYIMYDGVVKVSGTVRELVFDDTVAEIYLGPTLSARLRARFAEADEGVRA; encoded by the coding sequence GTGCTCTCGGCCGATGGACTGGTCAAGGTGTACCGCGGTCGGCGGGTCGTGAACGACGTGTCGGTGCGTGTTTCCCAGGGAGAGATCGTCGGTCTGCTGGGCCCCAACGGCGCCGGCAAGACCACCACGTTCTACATGCTGGTGGGCCTCATTGCCCCGCAGACGGGCGCGATCCGTCTTGACGGCACGGACATCACGCGCATGCCCATGTACGAGCGGGCGCGCCAGGGAATCGGTTATCTTTCGCAAGAGCCTTCCATCTTTCGAAAGCTCACCGTCGAACAGAACATTCTGGCCATCCTGGAAACGCTCGATCTCTCCGCCGGCGAACGGAAGGACCGATTGGAAATGCTGCTCGATGAGTTGAGCATCAAGCATTTGCGAAACAGCCGCGCGTTTCAGTTGTCCGGCGGGGAGCGGCGGCGGTTGGAGATCACGCGTGCGCTCGTGACTCAGCCCAAGTTCATGATGCTCGATGAGCCGTTTGCCGGCGTGGACCCGATCGCGGTGCACGACATTCAGCAGATCGTGGCGGGACTCCGCCATCGTGGCATAGGCGTACTCATCAGTGACCACAACGTCGAGCAGACCCTCGACATCGTCGATCGCGCCTACATCATGTACGACGGCGTGGTCAAAGTCTCCGGTACAGTTCGTGAACTCGTGTTCGATGACACGGTGGCGGAGATCTACCTCGGCCCGACGCTGTCGGCCCGACTCCGTGCACGCTTCGCCGAAGCCGATGAAGGAGTGCGGGCTTGA
- the lptC gene encoding LPS export ABC transporter periplasmic protein LptC: MRPWNGAAPSTGRLVVAAVAGWGLLSGAGCPKKPTTPAVKRVATSTMPDSADQMGFGVRHVLTNKGVNNGELLSDTAYLYDDGTRIEMRRVNLTFYTAQGVKDGVLTSKTGTYNSRLQRLEARGDVVVVREDGKRFTSQQLVFDQVRNQFFSDSAFVLNEPKREHSGIGFESDPKLNNFRCLRGCKIIATVQVPTR; this comes from the coding sequence ATGCGCCCATGGAATGGAGCCGCGCCGAGCACCGGGCGGCTGGTGGTGGCGGCGGTCGCCGGGTGGGGCCTGCTGAGTGGCGCGGGATGCCCGAAGAAGCCGACGACCCCGGCCGTCAAGCGCGTGGCCACGTCCACCATGCCTGATTCGGCCGACCAGATGGGGTTCGGGGTTCGCCACGTCCTCACGAACAAGGGCGTGAACAACGGTGAGCTCCTCTCCGATACGGCGTACCTCTACGACGACGGCACCCGCATAGAAATGCGGCGTGTGAATCTCACGTTCTACACCGCGCAGGGTGTGAAGGACGGGGTGCTCACCTCCAAGACCGGCACCTACAACTCGCGCCTGCAGCGCCTCGAAGCGCGCGGCGACGTGGTGGTGGTGCGTGAGGACGGGAAGCGGTTCACCTCGCAGCAGTTGGTATTCGATCAGGTTCGCAACCAGTTCTTTTCCGATTCGGCGTTCGTATTGAACGAGCCGAAGCGTGAGCACTCGGGGATCGGCTTCGAGTCCGACCCCAAGCTGAATAACTTCCGATGCTTGCGCGGCTGCAAGATCATCGCGACGGTTCAGGTGCCCACGCGGTGA
- a CDS encoding KpsF/GutQ family sugar-phosphate isomerase, which yields MTRTQTTGAALDSTTIIERGRRVLALEAEALQRSERALGEPFAEAVRLLTSCTGRIIVAGVGKSGLVGRKIAATFTSTGTPATFLHPVESVHGDLGIVGPDDVAILISKSGESDELLGLIEALARLGVKRIAMTAVAGSRLGRLCDVTLDLLVKEEACPHDLAPTTSTTVTLALGDALAVALLQAKGFRAEDFARLHPGGALGRRLLTRVADVMVREQLPTLPLGATMREAVVLLAARRGIAIVVEQDRVSGVVTAGDLTRLLERQDDVLTISVASVMTTAPRMAEDTELGSAVVHRMETHGIMAMPVVDGAQRLVGVVHLHDLMRAGAV from the coding sequence GTGACTCGCACGCAGACGACAGGGGCCGCGCTCGACTCGACGACGATCATTGAACGTGGGCGACGCGTGCTGGCCCTCGAAGCGGAGGCGCTTCAGCGGAGCGAACGGGCGTTGGGAGAACCCTTCGCCGAAGCGGTGCGGCTGCTGACCTCGTGCACCGGTCGCATCATCGTGGCCGGTGTCGGCAAGTCGGGGCTGGTGGGGCGGAAGATCGCGGCCACCTTCACAAGCACCGGCACCCCGGCAACGTTTCTCCATCCCGTCGAGAGTGTGCATGGCGACCTCGGCATCGTCGGCCCCGACGATGTCGCCATTCTCATCTCGAAGAGTGGGGAAAGCGACGAACTGCTCGGACTGATCGAGGCGCTGGCGCGCCTCGGTGTGAAGCGCATCGCCATGACCGCTGTGGCCGGATCGCGCCTCGGCCGTCTCTGCGATGTCACGCTCGACCTGCTGGTGAAGGAGGAGGCGTGCCCACACGACCTCGCCCCCACCACCAGTACAACGGTCACCCTGGCCCTTGGTGACGCGCTGGCCGTGGCCCTGCTGCAGGCCAAGGGGTTCCGCGCCGAGGATTTCGCCAGACTGCATCCGGGAGGTGCGCTCGGCCGGCGCCTGCTCACCCGTGTCGCCGACGTCATGGTACGAGAGCAGCTCCCCACGCTCCCACTCGGCGCCACGATGCGCGAGGCGGTGGTTCTGCTCGCCGCGCGACGCGGCATTGCCATCGTGGTGGAACAGGACCGGGTGTCCGGGGTCGTCACCGCAGGAGATCTCACTCGCCTGCTCGAGCGGCAGGACGATGTGCTGACCATTTCCGTGGCCTCGGTCATGACGACGGCGCCACGGATGGCGGAGGATACTGAACTGGGGAGTGCTGTCGTGCACCGCATGGAAACGCATGGGATCATGGCCATGCCTGTCGTCGATGGCGCGCAACGCCTGGTGGGTGTCGTGCACCTGCACGATCTCATGAGGGCGGGGGCGGTTTGA
- a CDS encoding HAD-IIIA family hydrolase, with protein sequence MTSHGSSLPPLVVQTPRIEAALARRVRLVAFDVDGVLTDGGLYLGSALHEGVPAPFEFKRYDVQDGLGMAMLRECGLKVALVTGRVSESVAVRARELRVDACIQDPQARKLPALSELCSSLGISLDEVAFVGDDLPDLAVLRVVGLPVAVANAVPEARRAAVLQLQARGGHGAVREFAEALLYARGEWSDAVERYVASRSELAVGAAGRPHATEVTQ encoded by the coding sequence CAGACGCCGCGCATCGAGGCGGCGCTGGCCCGTCGCGTGCGCCTGGTGGCGTTCGATGTCGATGGGGTGCTCACCGACGGCGGCCTTTACTTGGGGAGCGCGCTGCATGAGGGCGTGCCGGCCCCGTTTGAATTCAAGCGCTACGACGTGCAGGATGGGCTGGGAATGGCCATGCTGCGGGAGTGCGGCCTCAAGGTGGCCCTCGTGACCGGACGCGTCTCGGAAAGCGTGGCCGTGCGCGCGCGCGAATTGCGGGTCGATGCCTGCATTCAGGATCCGCAGGCCCGAAAACTCCCGGCGCTCAGCGAGCTGTGCAGCTCGCTGGGGATCAGCCTCGACGAGGTGGCCTTCGTGGGTGACGACCTTCCCGATCTTGCCGTTCTGCGCGTCGTGGGCCTGCCGGTCGCCGTGGCGAATGCCGTCCCGGAAGCGCGTCGGGCGGCGGTGCTGCAGCTGCAGGCGCGTGGCGGACATGGTGCGGTGCGCGAATTCGCCGAGGCCTTGCTCTACGCGCGCGGCGAATGGAGCGACGCGGTGGAGCGGTACGTGGCCTCCCGCAGTGAACTGGCGGTCGGCGCCGCAGGCCGGCCGCATGCAACCGAGGTGACGCAGTGA